The Buteo buteo chromosome 15, bButBut1.hap1.1, whole genome shotgun sequence genome includes the window TATTGCAAAGGACAGGATTCCCCACTTAATGCATTGCCATCACAGACCTGTCTCCTGACTTGCTCACGCTAAGGTCCCCACTAAAGACCCCCAGCTGACCGGATGCAGCGGACAGCATCCATCTCACACCAATGTTTTTCCCCAGGGAAAGGCTTCGAGCTTCAGGCAAGTTCAGGGTGGAATATGGCTTGAGATTGAGCTCAAAGATGAACCTCAAGAAGGGGTGAATTTTGCTGAAGAGCAGACATGGATGTAGAGTGCTCTGAGCTGTCCTGGGTGactcctggctgctgctctaGAAGGGTATGGGGCTCCTGGGGGTCCCGTGCCACATCTGCCCAGCTTGCGGGGACATCTTGGGTACCCCAGGGCTTCGCACATGGCACTAGATGACTAAGTGGTGCCTAATATCAGGGGGGTGAGTTGGGAATGAATGCGACGGTGTGTAACAGGCACGTTAAAGGGGGTGTAGGATGATAGTGTTGTCACTAGCAGAAGTAAATTGGGGAGTAAGTCTGatatttttcagcttgcttGAGCTGTTAAAGTTTGGTATGGTTATAGAAATGAATCAATGAGACCACGAGGAGCTGACTGTCTGCCTAGGGTCTAACGCCAGACCCTTCTCTAATATTGATCAACTTGCTGCATCTTTTCCAGCCCAAACAAGCTAAACAATAGCTTTGATCCAATGAAATCAGACAAATCACAAACAGAAACCCCgtgacattttctttgctttttgtccCATCTGTTTGGTTTAGATCGGTATGTTAAAGGCAATCTATCTCATTTACTTGATGTGCATAATAATTGTGTGAGGGTTTAGGGGTTTCTTTTCTGCCTCACTTCTGGACTCTTTTTGTAGATTGAAAGCAACCGGCGTCCAGATGCACACCAGAAAAGTTGCGGACTTGTGGGACCTGCACAGTGAATATAATGTCGTCGTCAACTGCGCGGGCATCGGAGCCCACCAGCTGGTGGGGGACGAGAAGCTCTTCCCCGTCAGGGGACAAGTACTCAAGGTTCATGCTCCTTGGGTGAAAAACTTCATCCGGGACGGGGATGGCTCAACTTACATCTACCCGGGGATACACAGGGTAACCCTAGGGGGAACCAGGGAAAAGGGGAGCTGGGGTCTCTCCCCTGATCCCGGCACTACCAAAGACATCTTTGACAGATGTTGCTCCCTTGAGCCCTCACTGCGGGGAGCTCAGGATATCGCGGTGAAGGTGGGCCTGAGGCCATCCCGGCGCTGCGTGAGACTGCAGAGAGAGGTCTTGAGCCGAGGAGGAGTTAAGCTCCCGGTGGTCCACAACTATGGGCACGGGGCAGGTGGCTTTTCGGTGCAGAGGGGCACAGCCAAAGAGGCTGCTCGCTTGGTGGGAGAGTGCATTGCTACCCTGCCAGGGTCCTCATCGAGGGCCAAGCTGTGAATCCCACAGGCTACTTTCACATTTACAACAGGCTAGTATTGCATCTCCTAGTAGCAGCTTTGGACTTTTATTCTATTACTGGATAGAAGGAACCTAAGACAGCAGCTTGTGCCATTGCAGATGCTCGGTGGTATCTCACCTGGCTTCCAGCTGCCACCTTGGAAAGGCATGATGGGTTGATCCAAGTATTAGTCCAGCTGTCCTTCTCCTCTATCTGTCCTATCTCCTCTAGCTGTTCTATCTCCTCCATTGTTTCTACCCTGGGCATTTGTCCTAGCCTCATGTTAAGGAGAAGGCAAGATGGTAAATATTCTTCACGGGACAGGGATCAGATTGCTGCAGTATAATACAAATAACATCAATTTAGCACTTCTTCGTCTGCATCTAAAGGGTATTGGATGCACTACGCTCATATTGGGTAAGAACTAGTTCTCTCCTCTTGTACCAAATCTAATCTAGTATTGCCCTTGCTCCCAGCATCTTACTACTAAACCTTACCGTTTTCCATATGatttacaaggaaaagaaaaccccatgcagtgctgcATTACAGTGGTCCAGGTCAGCTCTTATAGAAAGCAACAGTAGGTCACTGTCATGCACAGTGACCAGGCAAGCATGATTTTAAGAGAAGATCTGTGACAGTGATCACTGCATTTGCTCATATGACTCCTCAGGGAACTTAACACAAAGTTTCTGCGAGAGGAAGTTGCCCCATATAAGCTACAGTTTTGTGCATCTTTTCTCACGCTTGtttacaaatcttttttttttttctcagagccTCTCAGGGTTTGCTCTCAGACACAGatgattccccacccccaataGCAGCATTGACATGGCCCGTGTTCTACAGAAGAGGATTTTTCAGGGTGGGCTAGGGAGTGCAAGCATCTCTTTTCTACTTCGCATGAGCACTGGCTGCTTTTCTTGCAACAGCTGATACGAATAAACCAGTGACAAACCAACAAGGATCTTAACACCTGCCTCAGTTTCATAAGGGAGAGAAGAGCCATTTAAGACTAAAACACTCCAAAGACAAATTTGTCTGTAACTGGACATGAGCAAGATCCTCTGCTGTAAGGTAGCTGAGCCACCAAAGCCCAGATCCTCACTTCATGGCAGAGGCTGAGCTGGGCTTTACACTCCCCTCAGCAGTTCAACCCCTTTGATGTGGCTGAAAATAGTCACTCCCCAAAGTTGGAGATTACTGTCAAGGTATAGATCTGACTGTTAGCGATTAAACCACTCATTAGCTCTTAAATGGCTCATTCAAGAGCGTTAGCATCCATTTTTGTCTACGTTTTTTTGTCCTTACAGctacaaaacaaatcaaactcCTTCAAGAACTCACATGGCTAAGATGAACTGATAAATAAAGTTCTAATAATGGAGCAAAGGTCACTTCTGTAGTGTTTCCTTTCATAAACAAGGGGTTTTCTTTGATTTGGGATGGCCTGACAGGGCCAAGAAAGGCCACATTCAGACAtggctgccagctcctgctgttCTCAGCGGGGATGAGGACAGTTATCCTTTGCAAGGGACAGCTGTCAGAAGAAACATCACCAAATTAAATTGTAGGGACAGCTGTCAGAAGAGACGTCACCAAATTAAATTGTAGGTCAATAAGGGCCTGGGATCAGCCTAAGCCAGCCCTGCCTTCAATAGCCTTGCCCGCCTCTCCTCAGCTCCGAAGGCTGATTTTGCATTCCTTCCCCCATCGTTTGTCCTTTCCAGCAGCACGAgaggacagagctgctgcttttggcaGCAGTGTTGGTGTAGGGTTTGTCAAACTGCAGCTTTGCCCTCAGCTAACATGGAACATAGTAATACATGGAAAAAGAACATGAGAATGGgctattttttcttaatcttgATTTTAATCTTGAAAACTAACAAACAGTGTATCTTACCCTGGAGCAAGAAACACTACTAATGCTAATGGGATGTTCATAGCCCCACGAGAGCCCCAGAGCTCTGGTTGTGtgcttctgctctgcagggtggCAGGGTTTCTTCTAATATACTTCTAAAAGTTGTCTGGTTgacaaaaaatgtcaaaataggTTCAGCTGCAAGGCCCATCAGTCTGGTGTCCTAGCTCTGGCCATGGCCAGCAGTGGAGAGGGCCACCTCCAGCCATTCCTGGCCCAGGGGCTTCCTCAGCTGAGGGGTAGCTTAATGTTTCATGGCCCTCAGATGATTTATCTTCCACACATTTGTCGACTTGCTTCTGAAACCATGTATGGTGCTTTTGTAGTCCCCGACATTTTGTGACAACAGGTTCTGTAAAGGGAGACATTTCCTTGCCCAGAAGCAGAGCTCCTTGCCTTTATCTTTGTCTTGAACCTGGAAACATAATTTGATGCCCCTTTCTTGCCTCTCATGAGAAATGGTGACTAATTATTTTCCATGATCCTTCTTGAATTTATAATGCTGCACCATACTCCCTCTGGGAACCCTCTTTCCCACCTTGAAGAATCTTGGTTTATGTAGCTGCTACCCACATAAAGTCATCCCATATCTTTGGTATTCCTTGTTGCCCATCTTTATACCTTTTCTCACTCTAACATACTCTTTTCGAGATGGAGGgaccagaactgcacacagtactcatGATAGAGGATGAAACTTGTATTCAATTAATTacatctctcttcctttcctaaTAATTTCTTACATTTAATTGCTTTGTAGTCACTAACAAGCTTTTAACTGACATTTGAATCGAACTACCTAATTGCAAGATATCTGCCTTGAATGGTACTAGCTGGTTCAGAGGCCATTCCTGAAGCTGGATAATGAGGGGGTCTTCCTCCCAGCTCAGCCATGTGATTTTCTCCGCTGTTATCCACACTGGATTTCACCTGCCAGTACCTTGCTCAGGCTCACGAGATAGTTTTTGCAGCTCCTTACAGGCAGTTTGCATTTTACTGCCTTGAATAAGTTGGTACCACCAGCAGACCGAGCCACTTCACCATTTACTGGTGACTGATGGGTCTGTGGGTTAGAATTGGCCCTACCACGGATCCCTCTAAGATGTCATTGGTGACTTCTCTCCACTGTGAAAACCAGCTGATTTATCCTTACCTTGTCTCTCTATCCTATATGCAGTCGCTGACTCATGAGAGAATATTCCATCTTATCCCATGCCAGATTAGCTTCTTTATGAGTCCTTGGTGACAGATGTTATTAATGGTTTTCCAGAAGCTGAGCAGATCATACCGAGTGGATGGCTCTAGTCTGCAGCTTCACTGTTTCCTCTGAAGCCATAAGAGGGTGGTGAAGCACAGCTTCATCGCTCCTCACTGCAAAGCTCTGCCAATTCTTCCCTCTTAGTCCGTACCTGTCCTTGCAACTATTCTATTACCATGGCTTTTACCGTTTGCCTGCCATGGGTGTCAGGTTTAGTGGTTTGCATTTCTCTAGATCCCTCACAGCacttaaatgaaaacagtgtCACATgccatcctcttttttttttggctgttttaAGTAAAAGGTTATACacctgtattgggtttgtgtggcaaggttttggtagcgggagGGTTGcgggggtggcttctgtgagaagcttctcctgtgtctgacagagccaataccagccggctcttAGACAGACCCACCgatggccaaggctgagcccatcagtgatggtgatagtgcctctgggagaacagatttcaggagggggaccccccccagcaacTGCAGCTAAAGAGAGGAGTGAGCACATATgacagcaccagccctgcagacccccaggtcagtgcagaaggagggcaggagatgctccaggtgccagagcagagattcccctgcagcccgtggtgatgaagaccacggtgaggcaggctgtggccctgcagcccagggaggtccacgggggagcagatctccacctgcagcctcgggaggaccccacgccggagcagggggatgccccaaggaggctgggaccccgtgggaagcccacgctggagcaggctcctggcaggacttgtgaccccgcgggggacccacgctggagcaggctgtgcctgaaggactgcagcccgtggaagggacccacgctggagcagttcatgaagaactgcagcccctgggaaggacccacgttggagaagtttgtgaaggactgtctcccatgggagggaccccacgctggagcaggggaagagtgtgatgagtcctgcccctgaggaggaaggagcagcagagacaacgtgtgatgaactgaccccaacccacATTctcctgtgccactggggggtAGGTAaagaatctgggagtgaagttgtgcccaggaagaagggagggatggagggaaggttttttgagatttggttttatttctcattaccctagTCTGGTTGATTGGCagtaaattaagttaattttccctaagctgagtctgttttgcccatgacagtaattggtgagtgatctctcctgtccttatctcgacccatgagccctttgttatattttctctcccctgtccagctgaggcgAGGGGGTGATAGAATGGTTTTGGTGGgtacctggtgtccagccagggtcaatccaCCACAACACCACCCCTAATAGTGCAAGAATTTCCCATTAACATTCCTTAAAACCCCACAAGCAAGTAACATCTGCTTCTCAGGAATTTGTTACTATCCCTCACATCTATTTGTTCTAAAACCTCATCTAATGGCCCTTCAGTCTGAGGCAGCTTCTCTGCATTATCGCCTTAACAAATGGCTCTGCCATGGGAATTTCACTAAGCTTTTCTGCACCAAACACAGACACAAGTAATCTGTTTCGCTGTTGTGTTAGGGCTCGTTTTCTCTCAAACTCCTTTGCCACCCTGATCGTCTGCTGACTGCACACCCTGGTCACCTGCAGAACCCTCCGGCAggctccctgctcctgctgggggagaggaagcTTTTTGGCTATTAGTGAGTTATCTCCTCAAAATCTTTTTTAGTCTgcctttctgtttctgcttttaatttgacAGAGTTCATGTCCTTTTCCTCATTTGGACAGGATCTATTCTGGTTCTTTCCCATGTAATTTTTATCATGCTATTACAATAAGCCATTAATTATCTTTCTTCTGGAATGTCTCTGATATTTCAATAGTCTCAtataaaaatcattttagacCCATATCCTATTTTCAGACTTATAGCAAATAGAAACAAGCTTACATTCAGCCTGATTGCTCCAGCTCCTATGCCCTGTTAAAAGGAGCTTTATTTGTCCAGATTGCGTCTTGCTGTTTCCTGCTTACTTATGGTTATAAAGAGGTCAAAATGGCACCTTTAAGGACTTGCCATCATGAactcctgctcttctctgcctgctcacttccccccccccccccccatctctagcttgaaatgccttttaaaatctCACTCTTTCTCACAGAGGCTTTCTTCCCTGCTGAGGTCATGCCACACAAAGGCTGAGCATCCTACTCAGGAGCTTCAGCTTTTTATTCCAGAAGTTTTCAATTTGCCAAGAATATGTCCTAATATTTTGGGAATAATTGCACAACCCTCCCTCATTTTTCTCCCTATGCatggaaaatgtaaatattctAAAACATATCCACAGAAACATAGTGACGCTGCCCTGTGCCAGCTATACACCGACCCACAAAGTGGAGTCACAACGTTTCGATACCTGCAAGCTGGCTCACTGACACTGACCGCTTGGCTTTTAGGCAGTTGAAGTTTGTTGAGATGAGTCCTTTCTTGCTTCAgctgcccagcctgggcagTATCTCATCAGCCACCCCTGAGTGTCTGCTCCTCACCCAACGTCCTTGCCAGGAGCTGAAGCAAAGACGTGACCTGTGTTAACTcttcagctccagctgaagCTGAGCTGACGGCTGAGGAATTTGCAAAACTCCACTGTGATCCTAAATCTGTCTGTGCTGTTGCATCGGCTCTGTAGTCTTCATCCAGAAACACAGAGCGTCAGGGAAACACTCGCACGTGGGAGAGGACTAACAGTGGAGGGTCATTAAACCTCCACGACTTTCCATGGTGATGAAAGGCACCCTTAAAGAAAGACTTAGCTGTCACCTATGCAAAGCATTTTATCCTTGTGCCATTCCTTAAGCCCATGTGTGTCCAGACAAAAGTTAACCAGACCGTACTTGGGTATTCCCTTCTTATCCACACTTTATGTTCTACATTGAATAGGCACTCCTGGCAGAGGGCAACCGATCTGTCACGCTCACAGGGAACTTCAAAGGCATAATTATGGCCTAGAAAGGGAATAATTATATTTTGAGACATTTATATCAATCCTTGTGATTGCAGACAGCAGATGGGCTGTATGATGGTTTTTAGAGCTTGAGCTGCAACAGGGaattttgttgattttctttgcagaaacaaaGCCATAAAGACATATTGTCTCGATATAGGCTTTTGcctatatttaaaacaattttgccaaatttctgaaaaaatacgGGAAAATTGGGATTCATCATTCATTACAATTCTTTTCCAGTTGAATACTATTTGTGATAAACTTCAGTTTGATACATTCAAATTCATTTGGAATAGAGAAAATCATGGGCTGGACCGAGATTTGTATTGTTTTCACAACTGTCTTAAATCAATGTTGTACGAGGCTTCATTTTATCCTGCTTTATTCCCTATTTTCCACCAGAGGGAGATGTTGGATCAAGCAGTCACTGAAAGAAACCCACACACTCCATCTCAAAGAGCAGCTGCAGTGATGCTGAACTCGGTGGAAACGTGGGTGCCCGTCGGGCTCCCAAATACCTATAAGGCTTGGAGGACTTGGGTGCTGCAGTAGGGCTTAAGCCATAATCGGGAATCGGTTAGGGCAGTAAAATGTCATGGggaatgcttaaaaaaaaagtacattgaGGAAATAGAAATGTAAAGGTAGCAGCACACCAGAAGCTgttgttaagaaaaataagggATTATAATCCTAGGCAAAGCTGTTGCTATAGTAGCATGTCCCAGAGCTTTCCCCCCACCAAAAGGATGGAGGGGAAACCACTGTCTCGGGTAGCCAAGTGTCCTCGGCTCCTTGTGTTGTGGGGACTTGGGGTCCCCCGGCCCCTTGAGCTGCGCCTGGGCTAGACATCCCGCGGGGCAGGGGGTCTCTGCTGCCTGGACTGGCTCCTGGGGAGCTCACACACACCCCTCCGGGTGCTCAGGTATTAGAAACCAGCACTGGTTTAAAGCCGATCTGaaattgtctgttttctttctgggaaTTTTCCCCCCATGTGTCTGTTTTTCTCAATGAAGAAGTTGAAGTTACATctcctggagaaggaaaagtggACATGAGTCAAAACTCAGCCTTATGAGGAAAGGGagcagctgggaagaaaagaaagccgaaagaaacttttctgaaagtgaACTTCATAAAAAAGGTATTTCCAAATATAAAAGAAGTTTCAAGGGaatcttttttcctgtgggttttttttttcctcctttgagACTGCCTCACATCGCTGACAGCAGCCAGCTTTAGAAGAGCACTGTCCCACATCGCTTTCCTCTGTTCCTCTTCATGTCTACTACCTACCATGGGGACAATATATTTCTCACATTGTAAGAGGTGTGCACCACATGCTCTGCTCCTGTCACTGccacctctgctgcctttttatTGAACTTCTGCAAAGCCCAAGTCAACCAGCTGATATCCAAGCCTTACATTAGCCTTTACTTATATTTATGAGCcaaaaaggggaggggaggcttgtttattttctgtatcacCTGAGAACTAAGCAACCGAGCCAGCTGCAGGTATTTCTGAAGCACCTGCATACGCAACTCCAGTCAGCCTTTTGGCTAATGTGAAGGTCTGGAAAACAACCCTTCCACCAGGGAATGCACTAGAGCCACGGAGGGAGCCTCACgctgccttttctcctttccaaatgAGTGCAGGGTTGGGCTTCAAGGAAATGAAATCTCCCGTCCCCACACACCTTATCACCTGGTGAGCTGAGCTGTCAGTGGGACAGCTTGTCTCCTTTGAGCATGCAAGGAACTGGATTTGGGCTTCTCACCTCCCATATCGCTGAGACAGTGGCTACAAGAAGAGCAATCCCACTTTTAGGTGTGCTTTGAATGAAAGAGCTCCTTCTGATTTTTGAAAGGGCTGAGGTACCTGAAGTCCAGGCAAAGATTCCAAGAAAAAGAACGCTTCTCCACAGAGGTAAAGTGTAAGTTAAAAACTTTGAGAAGCACTGGCTACCCCGCTTCTGAAAATCCCTCCATAAGCCTTTGTGGACAAGGCCCACATCTTTTTTCCGTGTTGCGAGCGTATCTGCACAGTGTCAGCACTCCAGGAATAATCACGGGGCGAATTGCCACAGAGATTTGCAGCAGGATAATTGCCTCAAACAGAAGGATAAATAGCTTTTTCTGGCATTTAATGGGCCTCTTAAGTGAATGGCAATAAACTCTATGCGAacagatgttttccttcttttttcgTCCTCTTGCATCTCATCCATAATTACGCACTGAAATGTTCTTGTCTGGGTTGCTGAGAGCAATCTTGCCGCTGTTTGTCTTCACAGTGTAAGACTGAGCACTTCAGCACAAAGATCGAGCAAAAAGCCATCGATTCCTAAAGGCTCCCGTCGCTGTACGTCAGTGATCGTCTTCTTCCCTCCACGTTAAGCCTGAAAGAGGACTGAGAAGTTAGTGGGAAAATTTGCCTCTTCCAGCCGCTGCTCTGTGGGTCCCAGCGCTGGGctctctccctgcctgtcccagTGCCCTGGGCTCCATTCGGGAAGCTCCCGCGCTCCCCTGGCTTTGGGCATTGACCCAGCTATGGCTCAGAGTAGTCGCTTCTCCTTTGCCTTGGGGGGAAGGCCAGTGTCCCCTGAGATGGTCCTCCCTGCTTTATGCCACCGCAGCTACGCTGACCGGACCGCAGGGCAAGCCGCTGGCTTTACCTCCAGCCTTGCCACCAGGACCGTAGCAGGCACCGTGCAAGCTCTGCAAAGAGCCTTTATGCTTTTGGGACTGTGTACGTGACCTCCTGACAGAGTATAGAGAAATGACCTCCATCCTGAAGAAACTCAACGCATTCTGGCAAGGGGATCTCCTCCTAACAAGGAGCCCGCAAGCGAGGTAGGAGCTGGGGCACAACCACAAGCATTAGCCTGGCCGAGTGTTCATCGCCTGGAGTGATGCCTGCAGAGGTGCCTGCATCTTCACAAACCTGCTTCATCCTTCCCAGTGCATCTTTGAAGCATCTGGCTGGCCTCTGGGGATGGAGGCAGACACGCTGTGGGAAGACGTGTGCTGAAAGGATACCCCCTGCGGTAACACCTAATCTCTATACAAACTCTCAGCTATGGAGGTTATTCCACTCTGAATCGATACCGATATCTCTGCATCACTGATGCTGCTCTACATGGCATTGAGGGCAGACTGCCTTGAAAAGAGCCTGCGGGAAGAGCACAGAGTTTTATCCTCACCGTCTGGTCCTGGCCaggctgctcagctgcaggggATCCATGGCATCTTTTCTGCTGAGGGCAAGGCCATTTCTCTTCTCCTCGTTAGGATTTTGtttaagacatttaaaatgcaaccAGTTGGAGGAGAGGATTAGCTGACCACACAGTAATAGTtcagaaaagcaactttttttgttACAGGTAAAGACAGTGATACTGAATTTAGTGTCCTGCAAAAACCAGACACTTTTCAGACACGTGGGTGAGACCTTTATTAAAGATGGATACATATTATTAAATTGGCCTGCATACTGGTCCAGGACATTTTTGCATGCCTCCTCTCCcatgaaagctgcttttcaccCATCAGGTCCATCAAAGATGCTGTCAGTCACtcccagcttttattttatcccATTGCCTTTAATGAGGCATAAACTGTACAGACACATGCCAGTATATCAAACAATATTGCAAGACAGACTGTAGAAAAAGTGCACAGCACATTAATTATGGGTCTTAATTTGTTTGTGAAACTGCTACCTGGAACGTGTTGCTGCTCTTCTTCTCCCTAGCAGCCCCAGTGCTCTGTCTTGCAtctcttctccccttttccccaAACACTTGCAGATGAAACTCTCTCTCAGTGATCAAATTGTGACATCTGCTCAATTACTCCAGTGCTGTTGCCATCCCCTGTATAAATACTTTGGCATTTGTACTGTACTATGTAAACCCATTAAAAACATGTAATAAAAAGGCTTATATAACTTCTTAAAGCCATAATTACTACTCCAGCTGTGGTGTTTTGCAGAATTCTGAGCATTATAGATTAATCCCTTtgccaaatttcattttttaatgaaagacatTTATCCTTGAGCTCAGAAGTGTAAAAATGCCAGTAAAATTGATTGCATccaaaaaaagggagaaagctGAGCCCAGAATAACACCAAGGTAATctttaaaacatacagaaaatagGATTTTGTAATAGAAACTCAGGGTAATTTTTAAGCAAAGCTGGACATCTGTCTGGGATTACAGTATAGATACAGGCGAAATACAGACAACAAACTAATGTTGCAAAAATCTTTGTACAATAGTACGTGAGCTGCCTA containing:
- the DDO gene encoding D-aspartate oxidase, with the protein product MAAPKVAVVGAGVIGLSTALCITETCPSCSVTVLSDQFSPNTTSDVAAGMLIPHTYPGTPIHVQKQWFKETFTFLFAISNSPEASEAGIHLVSGWQVFKNTPKEELPFWSDVVLGFRPMSEAELQKFPQHRFGQAFTTLKCDCPPYLLWLEKRLKATGVQMHTRKVADLWDLHSEYNVVVNCAGIGAHQLVGDEKLFPVRGQVLKVHAPWVKNFIRDGDGSTYIYPGIHRVTLGGTREKGSWGLSPDPGTTKDIFDRCCSLEPSLRGAQDIAVKVGLRPSRRCVRLQREVLSRGGVKLPVVHNYGHGAGGFSVQRGTAKEAARLVGECIATLPGSSSRAKL